One Coriobacteriia bacterium genomic window, CGGGCGCGTGCGGTTCACGCGCGGCGAGTGGGTGCTGCTCGCGTTCCTCGGCTGGCTGATTCTCACCACCGTGCTGTCGGTACATCCGGCCACCGCGCTCTTCGGCAAGTACCGGCGCTTCGAGGGCCTGCTCTCGTTCCTCACCTACGGCGCCGCGTTCTTCATGAGCCTGCAGCTCGCAACCAGCGCATCGCGAGTGCGCTCGCTCGCGCGGACGCTCGCCATCGGCGGGTTCCTCGTGGCGGCATACGGGGCGCTGCAGGTGATAGGGACCGTGGGCCTCGGTGCGGCCAAGGTCCTGCAGCCGCTCGCCGCGGTCCTTGCGGCTGCGGTACCCATCGTTCTCATCTACGTGGCGATCGCGCGAGCGCGGGGCGACCGTGACGTGCAAGTGGCCTGCTGGGCCGGGGCTGCCATAGCGCTCGTGGCCGGCGTCATGATGGCCTTCGGGCTGTCCCAGAACATCGACGTTGCGGTCGCCACCGGCGCACAGTCCGTCGCGCTCGACCCCATCAGGTGGGGGTCGCTTCCGTTCGAGTCCAATCGCGCGTTCTCGACCTTCGGTAATCCCGATCTGCTGGGCGGCTACCTCATCTTCCCGTTCGCGGTGACCCTCGGGCTGGCTCTTTCGGAGAAGCATCCTCTGTGGCGGTCGGCCTACTGGTGGTTCACCCTGCTCAACGTCTTCGTAGGCATCACCTCCTACGTCCGGGGTGCCTGGATCGGCGCCGTCGTTTCGCTCGGCCTCGTCGTCTTCGCGTACCGCCGAAGTACCCGGGACACAGATCTGAAGCTCACACCGATCGATCTGACATACATCTTCGGTACGATCACGGCGGCTGTCGCCGTGGTGGTCGCAAGCTCGCTCAGGCCCGACGTGGTGCGCAACGTGGTCACCCGCGTCATCTCGATCTTTCAGTTCGACCAGGGGAGCGCGCAGACGCGCTTCCAGATCTGGGAGGCGGCGCGCTCGGCCATCGCCGAGCGTCCGGTCTTCGGCTGGGGCGCGGACACGTTCCGCCTGCTCTTCCCGATGTTCAAGCCGAAGGAGTACGTGGAGGCGGCCGGTTACCTGTCGGTCGCGGACAACGTCCACAACTACCCGCTGCAGCTGGCGAGCGGCATCGGGATCCCCGGGGCGCTGCTCTTCTACGGCGCCATCATCGTGGCGCTCGTCATCGCGGCACGGACGGCGTTCGAGAAGGGCGGCGCGGGTCGGAACCTGGTGCTCGCGGGCCTCTGGGCCGCGGTCGCCGGGTATGTGGTCCATCTGATGTTCGGGCTGTCGGTCACGGGCTCCACGATCATGATGTGGCTCGCGATGGGCGTGTTGCTGAGTACCACGTCGGTCGAGCATGAGGTCAAGGCGCCCTCGTGGCAGGCGCTCGGCGTGGGTGCCGCTGTCGTGCTGTGCCTCCTCGGCACGATCCTCAACGTCAGGTATATCGCCGCCGATACCCACTATCTCGCGGGTCGCGTGCTCACCACCGGCACCGACCGCGTGGCTGAGATCGAACGCGCGATAGAACTCAACCCGTACAACGACATGTACCGGCTCGAACTCGGCACGGCCTGGCGCGATCTGTTCAAGTCCTCGGCCGCGCAGTACCTGGAGACCGTCACCGCGGGCGCGCCGGACAGCGCAGTGCTCTATCGGGCGCTCGACTACTACACGCGTGCCGAGGCCGCGTACGAGGACATGATCCGCTACGTCCCACAGGAGTACGACACGTATGTGTTCCTTGCGAATCTGCACAACGAGGCGGCGACGTACATCAAGTCCGACTATGCGGAGCGGGCCGTGGACGTCGCCGAGCGCGGGATCGCGGTGGAAGAGTACGGCCCCGCGATACGCGTCCAGGCCGCAATGGCCTACCTGCTGCTCGACCGTCCGGACGAGGCGGTCGCGGAACTCGAGGTCGCCACGGAGCTCGACCCGAACTACACTCAGGCGTTCATGATCCTGGCCGAGGCCTACGAGCGCACGGGTCGCATCGACGAAGCGCGCGCGGCGCTCGTGCATGTTCTGGAGCGCTATCCAACCAACGCCGAGGCGCAGGCAGCACTCGATTCGCTCGAGGCCAGTGCCGCGGATTCGACCGGACAGTAGGGGGACGTTCATGCCTTATCGTGCGGGGATACCCGAGACGACCATCCAGCGTCTGCCGATGTACCTGCGATGTCTCCTTGACGCGCAGAGCCAGCGGTTGCCGCTGGTGAATTCGGCGGTTCTCGCGGAGATGTGCGGGACGAACGCGGCGCAGATCCGCAAGGACTTCTCGTACCTCGGGGAGTTGGGGACGCGCGGCATCGGTTACGACGTGGATGCTCTCATCGTGTACATCTCGAGAGTCCTCGGCATCGACGAGTTGCGGCGGGTCGTCCTTGTCGGCTACGGACGTTTCGGAAGCGCGCTGCTGGGATACCCTGGCTTCACCGAGCGCGGGTTTGAGATCGTTGCCGTGCTCGACGCCGACCCGGCGAAGATCGGCACGTTGGCCGGAGACGTGGCGATCTCCGATGTGGCCGACCTTGAAGACGTGGTCGTCGCCACCGGCGCGGAGATCGCCGTTCTCGCAACTCCGGCCCCGGCAACGCAGGCGCTCGCCGACCGGCTCGTGCGGGCCGGGATCCGCGGCGTCTTGAACCTTGCACCGGTGCGCCTCACGGTGCCCGACGACGTATCGGTTCGCCACGTCTGCCTCTCGACGGAACTGCAGGTGCT contains:
- a CDS encoding O-antigen ligase family protein — its product is MAGGKRQKGAPAPEKRAAHAAARDAVVAAPGMDLWDRIAWACLHILVVLVPLAMSNLGPFSRDGVPFTYDQFDILKVFFERGLMIVAVSAWLVGLLLRGGRVRFTRGEWVLLAFLGWLILTTVLSVHPATALFGKYRRFEGLLSFLTYGAAFFMSLQLATSASRVRSLARTLAIGGFLVAAYGALQVIGTVGLGAAKVLQPLAAVLAAAVPIVLIYVAIARARGDRDVQVACWAGAAIALVAGVMMAFGLSQNIDVAVATGAQSVALDPIRWGSLPFESNRAFSTFGNPDLLGGYLIFPFAVTLGLALSEKHPLWRSAYWWFTLLNVFVGITSYVRGAWIGAVVSLGLVVFAYRRSTRDTDLKLTPIDLTYIFGTITAAVAVVVASSLRPDVVRNVVTRVISIFQFDQGSAQTRFQIWEAARSAIAERPVFGWGADTFRLLFPMFKPKEYVEAAGYLSVADNVHNYPLQLASGIGIPGALLFYGAIIVALVIAARTAFEKGGAGRNLVLAGLWAAVAGYVVHLMFGLSVTGSTIMMWLAMGVLLSTTSVEHEVKAPSWQALGVGAAVVLCLLGTILNVRYIAADTHYLAGRVLTTGTDRVAEIERAIELNPYNDMYRLELGTAWRDLFKSSAAQYLETVTAGAPDSAVLYRALDYYTRAEAAYEDMIRYVPQEYDTYVFLANLHNEAATYIKSDYAERAVDVAERGIAVEEYGPAIRVQAAMAYLLLDRPDEAVAELEVATELDPNYTQAFMILAEAYERTGRIDEARAALVHVLERYPTNAEAQAALDSLEASAADSTGQ
- a CDS encoding redox-sensing transcriptional repressor Rex, whose translation is MPYRAGIPETTIQRLPMYLRCLLDAQSQRLPLVNSAVLAEMCGTNAAQIRKDFSYLGELGTRGIGYDVDALIVYISRVLGIDELRRVVLVGYGRFGSALLGYPGFTERGFEIVAVLDADPAKIGTLAGDVAISDVADLEDVVVATGAEIAVLATPAPATQALADRLVRAGIRGVLNLAPVRLTVPDDVSVRHVCLSTELQVLSFHLAQKAL